One window of the Roseovarius sp. THAF9 genome contains the following:
- a CDS encoding thymidine phosphorylase has translation METRGVIAAIRDGDSVSDASLGGFVKGLADGGVSDAQAGAFAMAVLLKSLAPESRRALTLAMRDSGQILQWRTDRPVLDKHSTGGIGDCISLVLAPALAACGAAVPMISGRGLGHTGGTLDKMEAIPGVSTELETARLQRIVEELGVVIAAASAEIAPADRRLYAVRDVSGTVESVDLITASILSKKLAAGLTGLVLDVKQGSGAFMKDIGAARALAESLVETANAAGCRCSALITDMNQPLASSAGNAVEVAEAMRVLTGTVEGRLAKLTCYLGGEALYHGGLCDSPESGTRQVLNVLKNGQAAEVFGRMLRALGGPVQFVETWQRFLPEATIIREVPAQAPGFVAAIDGEALGHAVIALGGGRKVESDRIDPAVGLSDILPLGAEVIAGQPLLRIHASRAAHADAAEAIIRDAMVIGPAAPAEKPLVIENVGP, from the coding sequence TTGGAGACGCGCGGTGTCATAGCGGCCATACGCGATGGCGACTCGGTGTCCGACGCGTCGCTCGGCGGTTTCGTGAAGGGGCTGGCCGATGGCGGCGTGAGTGACGCGCAGGCCGGGGCTTTTGCCATGGCGGTTTTGCTGAAATCGCTTGCACCCGAAAGCCGCCGCGCCCTGACGCTGGCGATGCGCGACAGTGGGCAGATCTTGCAGTGGCGCACTGATCGTCCTGTTCTCGACAAGCATTCGACCGGCGGTATCGGGGATTGCATTAGCCTGGTACTGGCCCCGGCGTTGGCGGCCTGCGGCGCAGCCGTGCCAATGATCTCGGGGCGCGGCCTGGGCCATACCGGGGGCACGCTGGACAAGATGGAGGCCATCCCGGGCGTTTCGACCGAGTTGGAGACCGCACGGTTGCAAAGGATTGTCGAGGAACTCGGGGTCGTGATCGCCGCCGCCAGCGCCGAGATCGCACCGGCCGACCGGAGGCTTTACGCGGTGCGGGACGTCTCGGGAACGGTGGAAAGTGTCGATCTGATCACAGCCTCGATCCTGTCCAAGAAGCTGGCGGCGGGGCTGACAGGCTTGGTTCTGGACGTCAAGCAGGGCTCGGGCGCGTTCATGAAGGACATTGGCGCGGCGCGGGCGCTGGCGGAATCGCTGGTGGAGACGGCGAATGCGGCCGGATGCCGGTGCAGCGCGTTGATCACCGATATGAACCAACCGCTCGCCTCGTCGGCGGGCAATGCCGTGGAAGTGGCCGAGGCGATGCGCGTCCTGACCGGAACGGTCGAGGGACGGCTGGCGAAGCTGACCTGTTATCTGGGCGGCGAGGCGCTTTATCATGGCGGGCTTTGCGACAGCCCGGAAAGCGGCACGCGCCAGGTGCTGAACGTGTTGAAGAACGGGCAGGCGGCAGAGGTCTTTGGAAGGATGCTGCGTGCGCTGGGCGGGCCGGTGCAGTTCGTCGAAACGTGGCAGCGGTTTTTGCCCGAGGCGACGATTATCCGCGAGGTGCCGGCGCAGGCGCCCGGTTTTGTCGCCGCGATTGACGGCGAGGCGCTGGGCCATGCGGTGATCGCGCTGGGCGGCGGGCGGAAGGTGGAAAGCGACCGGATCGACCCGGCCGTGGGCTTGTCCGATATCCTGCCCCTTGGCGCGGAGGTGATCGCGGGGCAGCCCCTGTTGCGCATTCACGCCAGCCGTGCGGCCCATGCCGACGCTGCCGAGGCCATCATCCGCGACGCGATGGTCATCGGTCCGGCGGCCCCTGCCGAAAAACCCCTGGTGATCGAGAATGTCGGGCCATGA
- a CDS encoding cytidine deaminase, protein MSLLEEARRVRENAYAPYSGFKVGAALKTQTGRIFAGCNVENVAYPEGTCAEAGAIAAMVAAGETEIAEILVIADSPEPVTPCGGCRQKLAEFGGGDMPVTMATLGGTTVTRTLKELLPGAFATHHMVRG, encoded by the coding sequence ATGAGTTTGCTGGAAGAGGCGCGGCGCGTCCGGGAAAACGCCTACGCGCCCTATTCGGGCTTCAAGGTCGGGGCGGCGCTGAAAACCCAGACGGGCCGGATATTTGCCGGATGCAACGTGGAGAACGTGGCCTATCCCGAAGGCACATGCGCCGAGGCCGGGGCCATCGCCGCGATGGTGGCGGCGGGCGAGACCGAGATTGCAGAAATACTGGTCATTGCCGACAGCCCGGAGCCGGTGACGCCCTGCGGCGGCTGCCGGCAGAAACTGGCGGAATTCGGTGGCGGGGATATGCCGGTCACGATGGCCACGCTGGGCGGCACGACGGTTACGCGGACCCTGAAAGAGCTATTGCCCGGCGCTTTTGCGACGCATCACATGGTGAGAGGCTGA
- a CDS encoding NADP-dependent malic enzyme, with translation MADNSNETLRQAALTYHEFPKPGKLEIRATKPLANGRDLARAYSPGVAEACLEIKANPSDASRYTSRANQVAVVTNGTAVLGLGNIGALAAKPVMEGKAVLFKKFANIDCFDLELDEQDPERLAEIVCALEPSFGAINLEDIKAPDCFIVEKICREHMNIPVFHDDQHGTAIVVGAAATNALHVAGKSFEDIKIVSTGGGAAGIACLNLLLKLGVKRENIWLCDIHGLVYEGRTEDMNPQKAAFAQKTDLRTLGDVIEGADLFLGLSGAGVLQPDHVAQMSNSPIILALANPMPEIMPDEVRKVAPNAIIATGRSDFPNQVNNVLCFPFIFRGALDVGATDINDAMQIACVEAIAELARATTSAEAAAAYQGEPMNFGPDYLIPKPFDPRLSSVVPTAVAKAAMDSGVAARPIVDLNAYSANLQASVFKSALLMRPVFEAAATAARRIVFAEGEDERVLRAAQAILEETTELPILIGRPDVIAARCERIGLEIRPDKDFSIVNPERDHRYRDYWATYHDIMKRRGVTPDLAKAIMRTNTTAIGAIMVYREEADSLICGTFGEYRWHMNYVNQVLGDAEHHPHGALSMMILEDGPLFIADTHVRTRPTPEELAETAIGAARHVKRFGLEPNVAFCSQSQFGNQGSDSGNRLREALSILDREPRNFCYEGEMNLDAALDPDLRQRLLPDNRMEGAANVLLFSNGDTASGVRNILKMKSGGLEVGPILMGMGNRAHIVTPSITARGLLNMAAIAGTPVAHYG, from the coding sequence ATGGCAGACAACTCGAACGAAACCTTGCGCCAGGCGGCACTGACCTACCACGAGTTCCCCAAGCCCGGTAAACTGGAAATCCGGGCGACGAAACCGCTGGCGAATGGCCGCGACCTTGCCCGCGCCTACTCGCCCGGCGTGGCCGAAGCCTGCCTTGAAATCAAGGCCAACCCCTCCGATGCCAGCCGCTACACCAGCCGCGCCAACCAGGTGGCCGTGGTCACCAACGGCACTGCCGTGCTGGGCCTTGGCAATATCGGCGCGCTCGCCGCCAAACCGGTGATGGAAGGCAAGGCGGTTCTCTTCAAGAAATTCGCCAATATCGACTGTTTCGACTTGGAACTAGACGAGCAGGACCCCGAGCGCCTGGCCGAGATCGTCTGCGCGCTGGAGCCGTCCTTCGGCGCCATCAACCTCGAGGATATCAAGGCGCCCGACTGTTTCATCGTCGAAAAAATCTGTCGCGAGCACATGAACATCCCCGTTTTCCACGACGACCAGCATGGCACCGCCATTGTCGTCGGCGCCGCCGCCACGAACGCGCTGCACGTGGCCGGCAAGTCCTTTGAGGATATCAAGATCGTCTCGACCGGGGGCGGGGCCGCCGGCATCGCCTGCCTCAACCTGCTGCTGAAACTCGGCGTGAAACGTGAAAACATCTGGCTTTGCGACATTCACGGCCTCGTTTACGAAGGCCGTACCGAAGACATGAACCCGCAAAAGGCCGCCTTTGCCCAGAAAACCGATCTGCGCACGCTTGGCGATGTGATCGAGGGCGCAGATCTCTTCCTTGGCCTCTCGGGCGCAGGCGTGCTGCAGCCCGATCATGTCGCCCAAATGTCCAACAGCCCCATCATCCTCGCGCTGGCGAACCCGATGCCGGAAATCATGCCCGACGAAGTGCGCAAGGTTGCGCCCAATGCGATCATCGCGACGGGCCGAAGCGATTTTCCCAACCAGGTCAACAACGTGCTCTGCTTCCCGTTCATCTTCCGCGGGGCGCTCGACGTGGGTGCCACGGACATAAACGACGCCATGCAGATCGCCTGCGTCGAGGCCATCGCCGAGCTGGCCCGCGCCACCACCTCGGCCGAGGCTGCCGCCGCCTACCAGGGCGAGCCGATGAATTTCGGGCCCGACTACCTGATCCCGAAACCTTTCGATCCGCGCCTTTCCAGCGTCGTGCCCACCGCCGTGGCCAAGGCCGCGATGGACTCGGGCGTGGCCGCGCGGCCCATCGTGGATCTCAACGCCTATTCGGCCAACCTTCAGGCGTCGGTCTTCAAGTCGGCCCTTCTGATGCGCCCGGTCTTCGAGGCCGCGGCCACGGCCGCCCGCCGGATCGTTTTTGCAGAGGGCGAGGACGAGCGCGTATTGCGCGCCGCTCAGGCCATTCTCGAGGAAACGACCGAGCTGCCGATCCTTATTGGCCGCCCCGACGTGATCGCCGCCCGGTGCGAGCGCATTGGTCTGGAGATCCGCCCCGACAAGGATTTCAGCATCGTGAACCCCGAACGCGACCACCGGTACCGCGACTATTGGGCCACCTATCATGACATCATGAAACGCCGCGGCGTCACGCCCGACCTCGCCAAGGCGATCATGCGCACCAACACCACCGCCATCGGCGCGATCATGGTGTACCGCGAAGAGGCGGACTCGCTCATCTGCGGCACGTTCGGCGAATACCGCTGGCACATGAACTACGTAAACCAGGTGCTGGGCGACGCCGAGCATCACCCGCACGGCGCCCTTTCGATGATGATCCTCGAGGACGGCCCGCTGTTCATTGCCGACACCCATGTGCGCACCCGGCCCACGCCCGAGGAACTGGCAGAAACCGCCATCGGCGCCGCCCGCCACGTCAAGCGGTTCGGCCTCGAGCCCAATGTCGCCTTCTGCTCGCAGTCGCAATTCGGCAATCAGGGCAGCGATTCCGGCAACCGCCTGCGAGAGGCGCTCAGCATCCTTGACCGGGAGCCGCGCAATTTCTGCTACGAGGGCGAGATGAACCTTGACGCCGCGCTTGATCCGGACTTGCGCCAGCGGCTCCTGCCCGACAACCGCATGGAAGGGGCAGCCAATGTGCTGCTTTTCTCCAACGGAGATACCGCATCGGGCGTGCGCAACATCCTGAAAATGAAGTCTGGCGGACTGGAGGTCGGGCCGATCCTGATGGGCATGGGCAACCGGGCGCATATCGTGACCCCCTCGATCACCGCACGCGGATTGCTCAACATGGCGGCCATCGCCGGCACTCCGGTGGCGCACTACGGCTGA